Genomic segment of Streptosporangium sp. NBC_01755:
GGGAGCATTGATGACCTGGTGGATGACCTGTCCGGCGGCGCCCAGGGTCGCGGCGTCGCCGCCGAGCCGTGAGACGGACAACTCGGGGACCGCCTGGCGCATCGCGCCCAGCCGGGCGGTCATCGTCCGGTGCGCCGGATCCCGGATCCACGGGAAGAGCGGGGCGAAGATGCCGCCCAGCACGATCATGCCGGGATCCATCAGGTTCACCGCCGAGGTGAGGGCGATGCCGAGTGCCTGCCCGGCACGCTCGCACGCTTCCAGCGCGTCCGGCTCGCCCGCGCGCAGGCTCTTCAGCAGCTCGGGGATGCCGGTCAGGCCGCAGGCCCGGAGCAGGGCCTCCTGTCCGGCGTACTGTTCCAGGCAGCCCCGGCCGCCGCAGCGGCAGGCCGGCCCGTCCGGGTGGACGACCACGTGTCCCAGCTCCCCGGCGAGGCCGCGGGCGCCGCGGAACAGGGTGCCGTCCACCACCAGGCCCGCGCCGATGCCGATCTCCCCCGACACGTGCAGGAAGTCGCCGGGGGCCGATCCGAACCAGAGCTCGCCCAGGGCCGCGAGGTTGGCCTCGTTGTCCACCTCGACGGGGAAGTCCAGCAGGTCGGAGACGCGGACGTCGTGCCAGCCGAGGTTGGGGGCGGTGTGCACGAGTCCCCCGTCCACGGGGCCGGGCACCGCGAGGGTCGTTCCGGCGATGTAAAGGCTATCCCGGCGGGCTTCGTCCACAGCCCTGCGGGCAAGTTTTGCCAGGTTGGAAAGGGTTTCCACAGGGGAGGCCGCGTGGTTGTCCACAGCCTGTGCATATCGGAGCCGCACCGCGAGAGTGAGGTCGACCACGCAGGCGGACAGGTGGTCGACGTTGATCTCCAGGCCGAGCGCGGCGACCCGCCGCCCGCTGAGTACGACCGCCGTGCCCGGCCGTCCCCGCTCGCCGTCCCGCAGCGCGCCGGACTCGGTGACCATGCCCGCCTTGATCAGGTCGCCGACCATCTTCGACACCGTCGTCTTCGTCAGCCCGGTGATCTCGGCCAGCGCCGCCCGGGTGA
This window contains:
- a CDS encoding ROK family transcriptional regulator, whose protein sequence is MTQAVRHDSMRARNLGVILGEIRRNGPVTRAALAEITGLTKTTVSKMVGDLIKAGMVTESGALRDGERGRPGTAVVLSGRRVAALGLEINVDHLSACVVDLTLAVRLRYAQAVDNHAASPVETLSNLAKLARRAVDEARRDSLYIAGTTLAVPGPVDGGLVHTAPNLGWHDVRVSDLLDFPVEVDNEANLAALGELWFGSAPGDFLHVSGEIGIGAGLVVDGTLFRGARGLAGELGHVVVHPDGPACRCGGRGCLEQYAGQEALLRACGLTGIPELLKSLRAGEPDALEACERAGQALGIALTSAVNLMDPGMIVLGGIFAPLFPWIRDPAHRTMTARLGAMRQAVPELSVSRLGGDAATLGAAGQVIHQVINAPIATLARI